One window of the Epinephelus moara isolate mb chromosome 24, YSFRI_EMoa_1.0, whole genome shotgun sequence genome contains the following:
- the arhgef3 gene encoding rho guanine nucleotide exchange factor 3 isoform X4 yields MMGCCLFVYYRKRKQASRDADSLSLCSLDINEPSTKRSKLVSRVTSLASLLPPVKTVPLKRIGQTLQRSISFRNDSQTERAAHPPPPSSSSSTVKTRVISATVSNTSSTMPATRVSTATAPAAKRRDSKLWSETFDVRLGATQPLSPKEIKRQEAIFELAQGEQDLVEDLKLAKKAYRDPMLKLSIMTEQELNQIFGTLDSLIPLHEDLLSHLRDARKPDGSTEHVGHILTDWLPCLSSYTAYCSNQVKAKALLDQKKQDRRVQDFLQRCLQSPFSRKLDLWNFLDIPRSRLVKYPLLLREILKHTPNDHPDRQHLDEAMLMVQSVVADINKRTGESECQYYKDRLLYTEDGQRDELIQRSRTLCCHGELKNNRGLKLHVFLFQDVLVITRSVSLNDQPVRYQLCRQSIPIRQLDLEDLSDGEMRVGGSIRGAFSNNERTKNFFRVSDRTGGQLQSHCFQASDAFNKQQWINCIKQAKEAAALTGDQPPQTGQCLETGLGGQIGPVSETGLSLSGDSGLEDEKGVWGEAETGLSVEGEEGEKDVGLDKEAEVGLTQETTTGREMETDLGLNGRTGLELNGETGMDSETRLTTSETETGEMETGQGVGGETGAEPGTAADWGMDGGGEGETLSGGADDVLTSLLSSAAPCQEEGEKEVMEEEEERDVMEEEQRGTEEGEEVGMDTSEDDSLECEELDLRC; encoded by the exons ATGATGGGctgctgtctgtttgtttacTATCGG aagaggaagcagGCCAGCAGAGATGCAGATTCTCTCAGTCTCTGCAGTCTGGACATCAAC gaGCCCAGCACCAAGCGCAGTAAACTTGTATCCAGGGTGACGTCCCTGGCCAGCCTGCTGCCGCCCGTCAAGACTGTCCCGCTGAAGAGGATTGGTCAGACACTGCAG cgcTCCATCAGTTTTCGTAATGACAGTCAGACGGAGAGAGCcgctcatcctcctcctccctcctcctcctcatccacgGTGAAGACGCGCGTTATCTCAGCAACAGTCTCCAACACCTCCTCCACCATGCCTGCAACACGGGTTTCCACGGCAACAGCCCCAGCCGCCAAGCGCCGTGACAGCAAGCTTTGGAGTGAGACATTTGACGTCCGGCTGGGAGCGACGCAACCTCTGAGCCCAAAAGAGATTAAACGACAAGAG GCCATATTTGAGTTGGCTCAGGGCGAACAAGACTTGGTGGAGGATCTCAAGTTGGCAAAGAAG GCCTACCGTGACCCGATGCtgaagctgtcaatcatgactgAGCAGGAACTGAACCAGATCTTCGGCACTCTGGACTCGCTGATTCCCCTGCATGAAG ACCTGCTGAGTCATCTCAGAGACGCCAGAAAACCTGACGGGTCCACAGAACATGTGGGACACATCCTGACTGACTGG CTCCCCTGTCTCTCCTCCTACACCGCGTACTGCAGTAACCAGGTGAAGGCCAAGGCCTTGTTGGACCAGAAGAAGCAGGATCGGCGGGTCCAGGACTTCTTGCAGCGCTGTCTCCAGTCACCATTCAGCAGGAAGTTGGACTTGTGGAACTTCCTGGACATCCCCCGCAGCCGACTGGTGAAATACCCGCTGCTGCTCAGGGAGATCCTGAAGCACACGCCCAACGATCACCCAGACCGGCAGCACCTGGATGAGGCG ATGCTGATGGTGCAGAGCGTGGTGGCGGACATCAACAAGCGGACAGGGGAGTCGGAGTGTCAGTACTACAAGGACCGCCTGTTGTACACGGAGGACGGACAGAGGGACGAACTCATCCAGCGGTCCAGGACCCTCTGCTGCCACGGAGAGCTGAAGAACAACAGAGGACTG AAACTCCATGTGTTCCTGTTCCAGGACGTCCTTGTCATCACCAGGTCTGTCTCCCTCAACGACCAGCCAGTCAGGTACCAGCTCTGccgccagtcaatccccatccGGCAGCTGGATCTGGAGGACCTATCAGATGGAGAGATGAGAGTGGGCGGGTCCATCAGAGGAGCCTTCAGCAACAACGAGCGCA CAAAGAACTTCTTCCGGGTTTCGGACCGTACTGGCGGTCAGCTGCAGAGCCACTGCTTCCAGGCCAGCGACGCCTTCAACAAACAGCAGTGGATCAACTGCATCAAACAAGCCAAGGAAGCAGCAGCACTGACTGGAGACCAGCCACCACAGACAGGACAATGTCTGGAGACAGGGCTGGGTGGACAGATAGGGCCGGTTAGTGAGACAGGTCTGAGTTTAAGTGGTGATTCTGGGCTTGAAGATGAAAAGGGGGTGTGGGGGGAGGCGGAAACAGGGCTGAGTgtggaaggagaggaaggagagaaagatgtTGGTTTGGATAAAGAGGCTGAGGTAGGTTTGACTCAAGAGACAACGACAGGTCGGGAGATGGAGACAGATTTGGGTTTGAATGGTAGGACGGGTTTGGAATTGAATGGAGAAACAGGGATGGACAGTGAGACGAGGCTGACGAccagtgagacagagacaggtgagatgGAGACGGGGCAGGGTGTCGGTGGAGAGACGGGGGCGGAGCCAGGAACCGCAGCAGACTGGGGtatggatggaggaggagaaggagagactcTGAGCGGAGGTGCTGATGATGTTCTCAcctcccttctctcctctgctgctccatgTCAAGAGGAGGGCGAgaaggaggtgatggaggaggaggaggagcgggatgtgatggaggaggagcagaggggcactgaggagggagaggaggtcGGCATGGACACCAGCGAGGATGACTCGCTGGAGTGCGAGGAGCTGGACCTCAGGTGCTGA
- the arhgef3 gene encoding rho guanine nucleotide exchange factor 3 isoform X3 — protein sequence MMGCCLFVYYRKKRKQASRDADSLSLCSLDINEPSTKRSKLVSRVTSLASLLPPVKTVPLKRIGQTLQRSISFRNDSQTERAAHPPPPSSSSSTVKTRVISATVSNTSSTMPATRVSTATAPAAKRRDSKLWSETFDVRLGATQPLSPKEIKRQEAIFELAQGEQDLVEDLKLAKKAYRDPMLKLSIMTEQELNQIFGTLDSLIPLHEDLLSHLRDARKPDGSTEHVGHILTDWLPCLSSYTAYCSNQVKAKALLDQKKQDRRVQDFLQRCLQSPFSRKLDLWNFLDIPRSRLVKYPLLLREILKHTPNDHPDRQHLDEAMLMVQSVVADINKRTGESECQYYKDRLLYTEDGQRDELIQRSRTLCCHGELKNNRGLKLHVFLFQDVLVITRSVSLNDQPVRYQLCRQSIPIRQLDLEDLSDGEMRVGGSIRGAFSNNERTKNFFRVSDRTGGQLQSHCFQASDAFNKQQWINCIKQAKEAAALTGDQPPQTGQCLETGLGGQIGPVSETGLSLSGDSGLEDEKGVWGEAETGLSVEGEEGEKDVGLDKEAEVGLTQETTTGREMETDLGLNGRTGLELNGETGMDSETRLTTSETETGEMETGQGVGGETGAEPGTAADWGMDGGGEGETLSGGADDVLTSLLSSAAPCQEEGEKEVMEEEEERDVMEEEQRGTEEGEEVGMDTSEDDSLECEELDLRC from the exons ATGATGGGctgctgtctgtttgtttacTATCGG aagaagaggaagcagGCCAGCAGAGATGCAGATTCTCTCAGTCTCTGCAGTCTGGACATCAAC gaGCCCAGCACCAAGCGCAGTAAACTTGTATCCAGGGTGACGTCCCTGGCCAGCCTGCTGCCGCCCGTCAAGACTGTCCCGCTGAAGAGGATTGGTCAGACACTGCAG cgcTCCATCAGTTTTCGTAATGACAGTCAGACGGAGAGAGCcgctcatcctcctcctccctcctcctcctcatccacgGTGAAGACGCGCGTTATCTCAGCAACAGTCTCCAACACCTCCTCCACCATGCCTGCAACACGGGTTTCCACGGCAACAGCCCCAGCCGCCAAGCGCCGTGACAGCAAGCTTTGGAGTGAGACATTTGACGTCCGGCTGGGAGCGACGCAACCTCTGAGCCCAAAAGAGATTAAACGACAAGAG GCCATATTTGAGTTGGCTCAGGGCGAACAAGACTTGGTGGAGGATCTCAAGTTGGCAAAGAAG GCCTACCGTGACCCGATGCtgaagctgtcaatcatgactgAGCAGGAACTGAACCAGATCTTCGGCACTCTGGACTCGCTGATTCCCCTGCATGAAG ACCTGCTGAGTCATCTCAGAGACGCCAGAAAACCTGACGGGTCCACAGAACATGTGGGACACATCCTGACTGACTGG CTCCCCTGTCTCTCCTCCTACACCGCGTACTGCAGTAACCAGGTGAAGGCCAAGGCCTTGTTGGACCAGAAGAAGCAGGATCGGCGGGTCCAGGACTTCTTGCAGCGCTGTCTCCAGTCACCATTCAGCAGGAAGTTGGACTTGTGGAACTTCCTGGACATCCCCCGCAGCCGACTGGTGAAATACCCGCTGCTGCTCAGGGAGATCCTGAAGCACACGCCCAACGATCACCCAGACCGGCAGCACCTGGATGAGGCG ATGCTGATGGTGCAGAGCGTGGTGGCGGACATCAACAAGCGGACAGGGGAGTCGGAGTGTCAGTACTACAAGGACCGCCTGTTGTACACGGAGGACGGACAGAGGGACGAACTCATCCAGCGGTCCAGGACCCTCTGCTGCCACGGAGAGCTGAAGAACAACAGAGGACTG AAACTCCATGTGTTCCTGTTCCAGGACGTCCTTGTCATCACCAGGTCTGTCTCCCTCAACGACCAGCCAGTCAGGTACCAGCTCTGccgccagtcaatccccatccGGCAGCTGGATCTGGAGGACCTATCAGATGGAGAGATGAGAGTGGGCGGGTCCATCAGAGGAGCCTTCAGCAACAACGAGCGCA CAAAGAACTTCTTCCGGGTTTCGGACCGTACTGGCGGTCAGCTGCAGAGCCACTGCTTCCAGGCCAGCGACGCCTTCAACAAACAGCAGTGGATCAACTGCATCAAACAAGCCAAGGAAGCAGCAGCACTGACTGGAGACCAGCCACCACAGACAGGACAATGTCTGGAGACAGGGCTGGGTGGACAGATAGGGCCGGTTAGTGAGACAGGTCTGAGTTTAAGTGGTGATTCTGGGCTTGAAGATGAAAAGGGGGTGTGGGGGGAGGCGGAAACAGGGCTGAGTgtggaaggagaggaaggagagaaagatgtTGGTTTGGATAAAGAGGCTGAGGTAGGTTTGACTCAAGAGACAACGACAGGTCGGGAGATGGAGACAGATTTGGGTTTGAATGGTAGGACGGGTTTGGAATTGAATGGAGAAACAGGGATGGACAGTGAGACGAGGCTGACGAccagtgagacagagacaggtgagatgGAGACGGGGCAGGGTGTCGGTGGAGAGACGGGGGCGGAGCCAGGAACCGCAGCAGACTGGGGtatggatggaggaggagaaggagagactcTGAGCGGAGGTGCTGATGATGTTCTCAcctcccttctctcctctgctgctccatgTCAAGAGGAGGGCGAgaaggaggtgatggaggaggaggaggagcgggatgtgatggaggaggagcagaggggcactgaggagggagaggaggtcGGCATGGACACCAGCGAGGATGACTCGCTGGAGTGCGAGGAGCTGGACCTCAGGTGCTGA
- the arhgef3 gene encoding rho guanine nucleotide exchange factor 3 isoform X1 — protein MQAGDGCQRGPRSKLQKKTSSFSLLSPDSWSLRGKKRKQASRDADSLSLCSLDINEPSTKRSKLVSRVTSLASLLPPVKTVPLKRIGQTLQRSISFRNDSQTERAAHPPPPSSSSSTVKTRVISATVSNTSSTMPATRVSTATAPAAKRRDSKLWSETFDVRLGATQPLSPKEIKRQEAIFELAQGEQDLVEDLKLAKKAYRDPMLKLSIMTEQELNQIFGTLDSLIPLHEDLLSHLRDARKPDGSTEHVGHILTDWLPCLSSYTAYCSNQVKAKALLDQKKQDRRVQDFLQRCLQSPFSRKLDLWNFLDIPRSRLVKYPLLLREILKHTPNDHPDRQHLDEAMLMVQSVVADINKRTGESECQYYKDRLLYTEDGQRDELIQRSRTLCCHGELKNNRGLKLHVFLFQDVLVITRSVSLNDQPVRYQLCRQSIPIRQLDLEDLSDGEMRVGGSIRGAFSNNERTKNFFRVSDRTGGQLQSHCFQASDAFNKQQWINCIKQAKEAAALTGDQPPQTGQCLETGLGGQIGPVSETGLSLSGDSGLEDEKGVWGEAETGLSVEGEEGEKDVGLDKEAEVGLTQETTTGREMETDLGLNGRTGLELNGETGMDSETRLTTSETETGEMETGQGVGGETGAEPGTAADWGMDGGGEGETLSGGADDVLTSLLSSAAPCQEEGEKEVMEEEEERDVMEEEQRGTEEGEEVGMDTSEDDSLECEELDLRC, from the exons ATGCAGGCAGGTGATGGATGTCAGCGGGGTCCAAG GTCGAAGCTGCAGAAGAAaacttcctccttctctctcctctctcctgacAGCTGGTCCCTCAGAGGG aagaagaggaagcagGCCAGCAGAGATGCAGATTCTCTCAGTCTCTGCAGTCTGGACATCAAC gaGCCCAGCACCAAGCGCAGTAAACTTGTATCCAGGGTGACGTCCCTGGCCAGCCTGCTGCCGCCCGTCAAGACTGTCCCGCTGAAGAGGATTGGTCAGACACTGCAG cgcTCCATCAGTTTTCGTAATGACAGTCAGACGGAGAGAGCcgctcatcctcctcctccctcctcctcctcatccacgGTGAAGACGCGCGTTATCTCAGCAACAGTCTCCAACACCTCCTCCACCATGCCTGCAACACGGGTTTCCACGGCAACAGCCCCAGCCGCCAAGCGCCGTGACAGCAAGCTTTGGAGTGAGACATTTGACGTCCGGCTGGGAGCGACGCAACCTCTGAGCCCAAAAGAGATTAAACGACAAGAG GCCATATTTGAGTTGGCTCAGGGCGAACAAGACTTGGTGGAGGATCTCAAGTTGGCAAAGAAG GCCTACCGTGACCCGATGCtgaagctgtcaatcatgactgAGCAGGAACTGAACCAGATCTTCGGCACTCTGGACTCGCTGATTCCCCTGCATGAAG ACCTGCTGAGTCATCTCAGAGACGCCAGAAAACCTGACGGGTCCACAGAACATGTGGGACACATCCTGACTGACTGG CTCCCCTGTCTCTCCTCCTACACCGCGTACTGCAGTAACCAGGTGAAGGCCAAGGCCTTGTTGGACCAGAAGAAGCAGGATCGGCGGGTCCAGGACTTCTTGCAGCGCTGTCTCCAGTCACCATTCAGCAGGAAGTTGGACTTGTGGAACTTCCTGGACATCCCCCGCAGCCGACTGGTGAAATACCCGCTGCTGCTCAGGGAGATCCTGAAGCACACGCCCAACGATCACCCAGACCGGCAGCACCTGGATGAGGCG ATGCTGATGGTGCAGAGCGTGGTGGCGGACATCAACAAGCGGACAGGGGAGTCGGAGTGTCAGTACTACAAGGACCGCCTGTTGTACACGGAGGACGGACAGAGGGACGAACTCATCCAGCGGTCCAGGACCCTCTGCTGCCACGGAGAGCTGAAGAACAACAGAGGACTG AAACTCCATGTGTTCCTGTTCCAGGACGTCCTTGTCATCACCAGGTCTGTCTCCCTCAACGACCAGCCAGTCAGGTACCAGCTCTGccgccagtcaatccccatccGGCAGCTGGATCTGGAGGACCTATCAGATGGAGAGATGAGAGTGGGCGGGTCCATCAGAGGAGCCTTCAGCAACAACGAGCGCA CAAAGAACTTCTTCCGGGTTTCGGACCGTACTGGCGGTCAGCTGCAGAGCCACTGCTTCCAGGCCAGCGACGCCTTCAACAAACAGCAGTGGATCAACTGCATCAAACAAGCCAAGGAAGCAGCAGCACTGACTGGAGACCAGCCACCACAGACAGGACAATGTCTGGAGACAGGGCTGGGTGGACAGATAGGGCCGGTTAGTGAGACAGGTCTGAGTTTAAGTGGTGATTCTGGGCTTGAAGATGAAAAGGGGGTGTGGGGGGAGGCGGAAACAGGGCTGAGTgtggaaggagaggaaggagagaaagatgtTGGTTTGGATAAAGAGGCTGAGGTAGGTTTGACTCAAGAGACAACGACAGGTCGGGAGATGGAGACAGATTTGGGTTTGAATGGTAGGACGGGTTTGGAATTGAATGGAGAAACAGGGATGGACAGTGAGACGAGGCTGACGAccagtgagacagagacaggtgagatgGAGACGGGGCAGGGTGTCGGTGGAGAGACGGGGGCGGAGCCAGGAACCGCAGCAGACTGGGGtatggatggaggaggagaaggagagactcTGAGCGGAGGTGCTGATGATGTTCTCAcctcccttctctcctctgctgctccatgTCAAGAGGAGGGCGAgaaggaggtgatggaggaggaggaggagcgggatgtgatggaggaggagcagaggggcactgaggagggagaggaggtcGGCATGGACACCAGCGAGGATGACTCGCTGGAGTGCGAGGAGCTGGACCTCAGGTGCTGA
- the arhgef3 gene encoding rho guanine nucleotide exchange factor 3 isoform X5 encodes MVAGRMPVFFLLSKEKYNMGKQVEEPSTKRSKLVSRVTSLASLLPPVKTVPLKRIGQTLQRSISFRNDSQTERAAHPPPPSSSSSTVKTRVISATVSNTSSTMPATRVSTATAPAAKRRDSKLWSETFDVRLGATQPLSPKEIKRQEAIFELAQGEQDLVEDLKLAKKAYRDPMLKLSIMTEQELNQIFGTLDSLIPLHEDLLSHLRDARKPDGSTEHVGHILTDWLPCLSSYTAYCSNQVKAKALLDQKKQDRRVQDFLQRCLQSPFSRKLDLWNFLDIPRSRLVKYPLLLREILKHTPNDHPDRQHLDEAMLMVQSVVADINKRTGESECQYYKDRLLYTEDGQRDELIQRSRTLCCHGELKNNRGLKLHVFLFQDVLVITRSVSLNDQPVRYQLCRQSIPIRQLDLEDLSDGEMRVGGSIRGAFSNNERTKNFFRVSDRTGGQLQSHCFQASDAFNKQQWINCIKQAKEAAALTGDQPPQTGQCLETGLGGQIGPVSETGLSLSGDSGLEDEKGVWGEAETGLSVEGEEGEKDVGLDKEAEVGLTQETTTGREMETDLGLNGRTGLELNGETGMDSETRLTTSETETGEMETGQGVGGETGAEPGTAADWGMDGGGEGETLSGGADDVLTSLLSSAAPCQEEGEKEVMEEEEERDVMEEEQRGTEEGEEVGMDTSEDDSLECEELDLRC; translated from the exons ATGGTGGCGGGGCGGATGCCCGTCTTCTTTCTGCTCAGCAAAGAGAAGTACAACATGGGGAAACAGGTGGAG gaGCCCAGCACCAAGCGCAGTAAACTTGTATCCAGGGTGACGTCCCTGGCCAGCCTGCTGCCGCCCGTCAAGACTGTCCCGCTGAAGAGGATTGGTCAGACACTGCAG cgcTCCATCAGTTTTCGTAATGACAGTCAGACGGAGAGAGCcgctcatcctcctcctccctcctcctcctcatccacgGTGAAGACGCGCGTTATCTCAGCAACAGTCTCCAACACCTCCTCCACCATGCCTGCAACACGGGTTTCCACGGCAACAGCCCCAGCCGCCAAGCGCCGTGACAGCAAGCTTTGGAGTGAGACATTTGACGTCCGGCTGGGAGCGACGCAACCTCTGAGCCCAAAAGAGATTAAACGACAAGAG GCCATATTTGAGTTGGCTCAGGGCGAACAAGACTTGGTGGAGGATCTCAAGTTGGCAAAGAAG GCCTACCGTGACCCGATGCtgaagctgtcaatcatgactgAGCAGGAACTGAACCAGATCTTCGGCACTCTGGACTCGCTGATTCCCCTGCATGAAG ACCTGCTGAGTCATCTCAGAGACGCCAGAAAACCTGACGGGTCCACAGAACATGTGGGACACATCCTGACTGACTGG CTCCCCTGTCTCTCCTCCTACACCGCGTACTGCAGTAACCAGGTGAAGGCCAAGGCCTTGTTGGACCAGAAGAAGCAGGATCGGCGGGTCCAGGACTTCTTGCAGCGCTGTCTCCAGTCACCATTCAGCAGGAAGTTGGACTTGTGGAACTTCCTGGACATCCCCCGCAGCCGACTGGTGAAATACCCGCTGCTGCTCAGGGAGATCCTGAAGCACACGCCCAACGATCACCCAGACCGGCAGCACCTGGATGAGGCG ATGCTGATGGTGCAGAGCGTGGTGGCGGACATCAACAAGCGGACAGGGGAGTCGGAGTGTCAGTACTACAAGGACCGCCTGTTGTACACGGAGGACGGACAGAGGGACGAACTCATCCAGCGGTCCAGGACCCTCTGCTGCCACGGAGAGCTGAAGAACAACAGAGGACTG AAACTCCATGTGTTCCTGTTCCAGGACGTCCTTGTCATCACCAGGTCTGTCTCCCTCAACGACCAGCCAGTCAGGTACCAGCTCTGccgccagtcaatccccatccGGCAGCTGGATCTGGAGGACCTATCAGATGGAGAGATGAGAGTGGGCGGGTCCATCAGAGGAGCCTTCAGCAACAACGAGCGCA CAAAGAACTTCTTCCGGGTTTCGGACCGTACTGGCGGTCAGCTGCAGAGCCACTGCTTCCAGGCCAGCGACGCCTTCAACAAACAGCAGTGGATCAACTGCATCAAACAAGCCAAGGAAGCAGCAGCACTGACTGGAGACCAGCCACCACAGACAGGACAATGTCTGGAGACAGGGCTGGGTGGACAGATAGGGCCGGTTAGTGAGACAGGTCTGAGTTTAAGTGGTGATTCTGGGCTTGAAGATGAAAAGGGGGTGTGGGGGGAGGCGGAAACAGGGCTGAGTgtggaaggagaggaaggagagaaagatgtTGGTTTGGATAAAGAGGCTGAGGTAGGTTTGACTCAAGAGACAACGACAGGTCGGGAGATGGAGACAGATTTGGGTTTGAATGGTAGGACGGGTTTGGAATTGAATGGAGAAACAGGGATGGACAGTGAGACGAGGCTGACGAccagtgagacagagacaggtgagatgGAGACGGGGCAGGGTGTCGGTGGAGAGACGGGGGCGGAGCCAGGAACCGCAGCAGACTGGGGtatggatggaggaggagaaggagagactcTGAGCGGAGGTGCTGATGATGTTCTCAcctcccttctctcctctgctgctccatgTCAAGAGGAGGGCGAgaaggaggtgatggaggaggaggaggagcgggatgtgatggaggaggagcagaggggcactgaggagggagaggaggtcGGCATGGACACCAGCGAGGATGACTCGCTGGAGTGCGAGGAGCTGGACCTCAGGTGCTGA
- the arhgef3 gene encoding rho guanine nucleotide exchange factor 3 isoform X2 has protein sequence MQAGDGCQRGPRSKLQKKTSSFSLLSPDSWSLRGKRKQASRDADSLSLCSLDINEPSTKRSKLVSRVTSLASLLPPVKTVPLKRIGQTLQRSISFRNDSQTERAAHPPPPSSSSSTVKTRVISATVSNTSSTMPATRVSTATAPAAKRRDSKLWSETFDVRLGATQPLSPKEIKRQEAIFELAQGEQDLVEDLKLAKKAYRDPMLKLSIMTEQELNQIFGTLDSLIPLHEDLLSHLRDARKPDGSTEHVGHILTDWLPCLSSYTAYCSNQVKAKALLDQKKQDRRVQDFLQRCLQSPFSRKLDLWNFLDIPRSRLVKYPLLLREILKHTPNDHPDRQHLDEAMLMVQSVVADINKRTGESECQYYKDRLLYTEDGQRDELIQRSRTLCCHGELKNNRGLKLHVFLFQDVLVITRSVSLNDQPVRYQLCRQSIPIRQLDLEDLSDGEMRVGGSIRGAFSNNERTKNFFRVSDRTGGQLQSHCFQASDAFNKQQWINCIKQAKEAAALTGDQPPQTGQCLETGLGGQIGPVSETGLSLSGDSGLEDEKGVWGEAETGLSVEGEEGEKDVGLDKEAEVGLTQETTTGREMETDLGLNGRTGLELNGETGMDSETRLTTSETETGEMETGQGVGGETGAEPGTAADWGMDGGGEGETLSGGADDVLTSLLSSAAPCQEEGEKEVMEEEEERDVMEEEQRGTEEGEEVGMDTSEDDSLECEELDLRC, from the exons ATGCAGGCAGGTGATGGATGTCAGCGGGGTCCAAG GTCGAAGCTGCAGAAGAAaacttcctccttctctctcctctctcctgacAGCTGGTCCCTCAGAGGG aagaggaagcagGCCAGCAGAGATGCAGATTCTCTCAGTCTCTGCAGTCTGGACATCAAC gaGCCCAGCACCAAGCGCAGTAAACTTGTATCCAGGGTGACGTCCCTGGCCAGCCTGCTGCCGCCCGTCAAGACTGTCCCGCTGAAGAGGATTGGTCAGACACTGCAG cgcTCCATCAGTTTTCGTAATGACAGTCAGACGGAGAGAGCcgctcatcctcctcctccctcctcctcctcatccacgGTGAAGACGCGCGTTATCTCAGCAACAGTCTCCAACACCTCCTCCACCATGCCTGCAACACGGGTTTCCACGGCAACAGCCCCAGCCGCCAAGCGCCGTGACAGCAAGCTTTGGAGTGAGACATTTGACGTCCGGCTGGGAGCGACGCAACCTCTGAGCCCAAAAGAGATTAAACGACAAGAG GCCATATTTGAGTTGGCTCAGGGCGAACAAGACTTGGTGGAGGATCTCAAGTTGGCAAAGAAG GCCTACCGTGACCCGATGCtgaagctgtcaatcatgactgAGCAGGAACTGAACCAGATCTTCGGCACTCTGGACTCGCTGATTCCCCTGCATGAAG ACCTGCTGAGTCATCTCAGAGACGCCAGAAAACCTGACGGGTCCACAGAACATGTGGGACACATCCTGACTGACTGG CTCCCCTGTCTCTCCTCCTACACCGCGTACTGCAGTAACCAGGTGAAGGCCAAGGCCTTGTTGGACCAGAAGAAGCAGGATCGGCGGGTCCAGGACTTCTTGCAGCGCTGTCTCCAGTCACCATTCAGCAGGAAGTTGGACTTGTGGAACTTCCTGGACATCCCCCGCAGCCGACTGGTGAAATACCCGCTGCTGCTCAGGGAGATCCTGAAGCACACGCCCAACGATCACCCAGACCGGCAGCACCTGGATGAGGCG ATGCTGATGGTGCAGAGCGTGGTGGCGGACATCAACAAGCGGACAGGGGAGTCGGAGTGTCAGTACTACAAGGACCGCCTGTTGTACACGGAGGACGGACAGAGGGACGAACTCATCCAGCGGTCCAGGACCCTCTGCTGCCACGGAGAGCTGAAGAACAACAGAGGACTG AAACTCCATGTGTTCCTGTTCCAGGACGTCCTTGTCATCACCAGGTCTGTCTCCCTCAACGACCAGCCAGTCAGGTACCAGCTCTGccgccagtcaatccccatccGGCAGCTGGATCTGGAGGACCTATCAGATGGAGAGATGAGAGTGGGCGGGTCCATCAGAGGAGCCTTCAGCAACAACGAGCGCA CAAAGAACTTCTTCCGGGTTTCGGACCGTACTGGCGGTCAGCTGCAGAGCCACTGCTTCCAGGCCAGCGACGCCTTCAACAAACAGCAGTGGATCAACTGCATCAAACAAGCCAAGGAAGCAGCAGCACTGACTGGAGACCAGCCACCACAGACAGGACAATGTCTGGAGACAGGGCTGGGTGGACAGATAGGGCCGGTTAGTGAGACAGGTCTGAGTTTAAGTGGTGATTCTGGGCTTGAAGATGAAAAGGGGGTGTGGGGGGAGGCGGAAACAGGGCTGAGTgtggaaggagaggaaggagagaaagatgtTGGTTTGGATAAAGAGGCTGAGGTAGGTTTGACTCAAGAGACAACGACAGGTCGGGAGATGGAGACAGATTTGGGTTTGAATGGTAGGACGGGTTTGGAATTGAATGGAGAAACAGGGATGGACAGTGAGACGAGGCTGACGAccagtgagacagagacaggtgagatgGAGACGGGGCAGGGTGTCGGTGGAGAGACGGGGGCGGAGCCAGGAACCGCAGCAGACTGGGGtatggatggaggaggagaaggagagactcTGAGCGGAGGTGCTGATGATGTTCTCAcctcccttctctcctctgctgctccatgTCAAGAGGAGGGCGAgaaggaggtgatggaggaggaggaggagcgggatgtgatggaggaggagcagaggggcactgaggagggagaggaggtcGGCATGGACACCAGCGAGGATGACTCGCTGGAGTGCGAGGAGCTGGACCTCAGGTGCTGA